From Scomber scombrus chromosome 13, fScoSco1.1, whole genome shotgun sequence, a single genomic window includes:
- the mrpl30 gene encoding 39S ribosomal protein L30, mitochondrial — protein sequence MLGLCRSVSSSSVKILTEAALAPCPWFVSARSKFTRARIPEEHFAERSQEHEKYGGDPDQPHKLHIVMRVRSVKRRPYWEKETVKHLGLEKSHVPVIHKNTPAVNNQLKFVKHLVRIQPLKTPYGLPAKEDLADTYINTKGELIVRRLLQPVDPKAIES from the exons atcCTGACAGAAGCTGCACTTGCACCTTGTCCTTGGTTTGTGTCAGCACGCAGCAAGTTTACCAGAGCAAGAATCCCAGAAGAG CATTTCGCAGAGAGATCGCAAGAACATGAGAAATACGGTGGTGACCCAGACCAACCTCATAAACTCCACATAGTGATGCGTGTTAGAAGTGTGAAGCGTAGGCCGTACTGGGAGAAAGAGACTGTGAAACACCTTGGGCTGGAAAAG TCACATGTTCCTGTAATTCATAAAAATACACCTGCTGTCAATAACCAGCTGAAATTCGTCAAGCACCTTGTGAG GATCCAGCCACTGAAGACTCCCTATGGTCTCCCTGCTAAAGAGGACCTGGCAGACACCTACATTAACACCAAAGGAGAGCTGATTGTACGTCGACTCCTCCAACCTGTAGACCCCAAGGCTATTGAGTCGTAG